The stretch of DNA ACCAAAACTAACTGCTAAACTTTCATGTGTCAAGCAGGATGCTGAGACAGTGTTCCCTAATGCAACCGAGCTTCCATCGAACTTGATACGGATACGACCAACCCACTAGTGCAATGGTTCGTATGTTTATATCCGTCGAATCCACAAATGAATTTCTGAGTAGAAAAAGAAGATAAGGCTTCAATTGAGTGACGGACTATGCAGTTTATTACGACAATTTATGTCAGAAAAATGtattgaaaacaataaacaataaaagaaaagaaaattacGATCTTCATGAATCCCTTAAAAATCATCCAATTCCATCGAGGATGCTTGATTGAGGAACTTCTTGTACAGTGCCATGAACTGCGCCACGAACGCTTCCAGGTGAAAAATATGCttgcttccttgctgcatccgGTGTTCATACTGTCCGGCAAAGTTCAAAGTTTGCGTCTTGAGACTCATATCGCAATTTTTGACTAGATTCTGTACCAACCCACGGAATATAACATCCGACGGGACGCCCTGGGACAGCAGCTCGTATAGCCGTTCCCTCACCGCTTccagcttctgtggactttgttcCAGCACAATTTGATTAGCGGTTTCACGGAGGAACACTTGCCAGTCAATTTCCGGCACCTCTTGGTTCACCGTGAATGGATACTGTTGTACCTTGCATgcttccagcatgaggatagcGCGTCGCAAATTGCGCTCGGACTTGGCGGTGATTCGTTTCGCAAGCTCCGATGGAATGTGTAAACTTTCTTTCTTTCCGatgtgctgaaatgcaaatagtgCTGTTATTTTCATCCAAAAAACAAGCAAATAATAACAATCttacatttaaaattttaaGGATATCCTCCTCAGATGGAGCCGGTACTCTGATTCCCAAGCAACGGCTTCTTACCGCGGGAATTACTCGCGAAGTCGAATTGACACACAGAATTAATCGACATGTAGACACATACTTCTCCATGGTTCTTCTCAGCGCGTGCTGGGCATCTTTGGTCAGCTCATCCACCTCGGACAAGACGATCGTTTTAAACTCCCTCTGCCCGCTAGGATCGATCTGCTGCGTTTGAGCGATTTGTTTGATCAGATCCGTCACAACCACCCTGTCGTATATTCCGGCATCCGATGGATTTACCTCGATGTGGTAATTGCTGCTGACGGTCATAATCtccaccttccggttcgaggGCGTTGTGAAGTTCATAATCTCATTGCGTAGCCGCTCCACGCCCGGTCCGTAAAGTTCCCGTAGCAGACACATAATGCGTGTTTTCTTACCGGCTCCGGAGGGACCATAGAACATGAGATGCGGGAAATCGCCTTGGGAGCAAAGGTTAATAAGATGTAAGGATTGCGTTTTATGATAGTCCAGTTTAGACAGTTCGCGCGGTCGGTAACGGTCCACCCAAAGAGCCATTGTGTTgtacaaatacaaaaaatatttccgGGCACGAGTTTTGtgaattttcttcaaatcgaccttttgttttgtttgaccTTTGCGCGCCAAATCCAAACAAGGCCCTTCAGAAACTTACATGAAAAGTGACACAATTTTCTTTTGATGAAGCACATGACACACTTCATTTTTTTCGTATCAAATTCAGTAagttaaggtggaaacagaatgccgcgctatgcgtcgcgtcgcgacaattgtgctttgacacttcattttaaatatgagtgtttccatttagtcgaacacaataatgcgttgcgtcattagcatcgttgtactaaacgctaacatttgttctaaactgcttgcgccgaattcgcgatgacagtggcatggtgtcgacgtctggtggcaacttcaaattagggccataatttgggtcccaaactcgttagtgtaatctctatcagattagaagacacgaagccggtttttaaattctaaaatttgaatgataattttcacatcatgttatttgattacatgaaacacgtgtttctgactttcattcaaccatatggctaaactaTTCCAACATttatgctgaattttttcatcattatatagagttgtcttcataaataattttcgtatgagactttttcagcacctgcaaacaaaaatgtttttcatttaaatagaataccagtttgatatggaaaagctaatttcattcataatttaattttgaaaacatgttcattccgactgcaaATCAGCTCTTTCACGCTCCACTAacctagtaaacgaagctcgatatgtcggatatgtcaatgtgttgtttctaaaaacattcaactgatccgtggacacaacaagattttcatacgacttttattttgtttttgtttacatgacaaGTGGTGTGccaatgctagattgtgactgcgaatcaacagactgcgtcgggcgaatgttttagtacaaaacgcaagcaatgacagctgatgagaagcaacgcacaacgcggcattctgtttccacctttacctataattcgacatctagcttATTCGATAGGAACAATTGTACATTTCCGCCTCTAATTggtcatttttctaaaaaacatGCGTTACACAAACAGCGTCCTTTTAGCCAGGGGGATCCTATGCGGCCATCTTTTTGAAGCCAGcgtagaaaatcatgagcatagaaatcataatctgaaattaaaaatgaagtgctccgtgCGATCCTGCAGCAGTGATTTCAATTGcaaatcgccaagaaagctTCAGAATGGGCATCTAAACATCGCTTACCAAAGAAAACTATCTAACGTAAtaaacatatatgactccaaacagcaaacaatacgtgagcctcCCGAGCGCGAGACctgctttatgctgcctacgctcaatttgcattggttgaAATAGGGTTGCCATAGCCCTGGTTATAGCAGACTGCCGACACGACGGACGCTGTGCAAGAAAAACGAAAGGATCACAATATCGGTAAGCAAAGTGATGTTTTGAAATGAAGCCTAAACAAACAGTTGACAGATGTTTTACAAAGCAAAAACTACGTTCGAATTCTAACATGTGTTAAAATggaattagtaaagtaaacttttattcatacggattcaagtaaatactacgaaagtttactttacttggaaacggacATAATAGGCCGTATGAATGAATAAAAAGTATTGACaatttgtcgtttttgtttttgttttggtttcacaGTTGTCTGACTGCTGCGATGAAAGTTCGATATTCCAAATTCACCACCCTTTAGGATTTGAGGCGAACGGGTAGAATGCAAAATATTCGAACTCGATCGGATTGTTAATTCCAATCAATCCAATCGCCGATCGTGAATCGGAATGAAGGTGAGTGTATGTGGATTTTTGGGAGATATCATTTTCATAAAATTGTCCGGAAAAATaagttaagtgcgattcacatacaacatacacgtcacgttcacgtcccgtcacgtcacgatacgtcaatgattctaccatgcaattctcatgaaaacattcacatacaccagcaacgtaacgatccgtcagcatacgttcaacgaaaacgaccggcagggtttgtagaaaagaataattgacggagacggacggctcgttttggtttttgtctgggctttgtgtctaggcttttgttttgatttggttgtacagtaatttacatctacatcgacattaagctaattgaacagatctgtgatgcaacacgtttaattagacattttcacatctagttggacatttttgtaaatattgagttcggggcccaaattatggccccacattgaaagtcgcaaatgtccaattactggtcaaaaccgactccaatgcgacactgagtggtgcctcagcatatcgttttataagtaacttactgtactttttatgccaacatatctcctagctccaaatttcggagtgaaaatcattcgcgactagttgaaagaattattctatttattattattgttgcataagggtcggactacggggtttaagcatttaaataattgaattcaatgattctcattgaatttttcaaaatttagaactgattctaggcatgctgatttgaaagagggcattgcaatttaaattgttgtaggtggcgacaccatgaataaaattaaataaatcattcgtttggcatttgaagtgacggtgctggtggaagcattgactgcatgtgtgaattggtggagacgttgacggaacgtagacgttcttctccgtaacgtgctatgtgaatcgcacattaggcTTTTGTCTTAGTGTCATTCGCTCGCttttatcagtgtcacttgCTTACTTTCGTCCTTAGTAATCAATGGGGACTTTTATCTTGGTGTCGCTCACTTGCTTGTTTttcacgaccacttcacaatcaatggttttccggttacatacccgGCTTTATTCCCGTTTCCACTTCATGGTGGAATCGAAATAAAGTTTATCcgtgatgacaacggtacggagtcgacatctggatacgaaactAGTTTCCCACTacaacttatcattataatgaCCTATATTCCGGTTCACTATCGGCGATTGGATTTTACAATCCGATCGGGATCGACTTTTACATTCAACAACCCGAACGAGATCGACTTCTAGATTCTACAATCCGTCCGAGATTCAAACCCAATCGACATACGCAAAAGTGGCAACATTGCCTTGACTTGAAACAAACGTCAAGATAATTTATCTATATTCCATATTCCATATTACATATTATCCATATTAAAGAATTCCAGTAAGTTCATATCCCTTTTATGCGTTTGCGAGCGCAACACATGTAACGGTGGCCGAAGCAAAGATCATTAATGGTTTCAACAGGGGCGTCCATATCTCCGAGCAGTGAGTATCGATCGTATCGGGCGAAAAGATGAATGttgtttattgttgtttttcTATATATTCCTCCAGACGGGGGAATGTGATCCGTTTCCTGGAGTTTAAAGGAGCAGGAGATTAACTCACTGTTGAAAATCGATGAATAATTCCCGTTTATGCCATGTTAAATTTTGATGACAATGTCGAGTTTCGACAGAGAGACATTTTCGCGATGGACGTTCACGAAGATGAAGACTCGAAGGAGGTGGAAGCAAGCTATAGAATCTTAACTATATCGCCATGGAGGGTAACATTGGTTGTTTGGTGAATGGAGCCGGCTTGGTAATGGCAGTAATGGACTTCAAATTGAACGGAGGCAACCCGACAAACCTCCTAGATGTGGGCGGTAATGTGAAGGAAGAGCAAGTATTAAAGCCGTTGCAAATTTTAGCCTCAGATCAAAACGTAAAACCGActttggtgaatgttttcgaTGGGATTGTAAACTGTGCCACCATTCCTAACGGAATTGGTAATGCTTCCTAAACGATCGGACTCAAAGCACCACTGGCTGTACGACTGGAAGGTACTAACATGGAGGCAGCTCAGAAAATATTGAAGGTATCAGGGCTGAATTGACGAGGCAGAAGGCACTATGCTAAATTAGTACTTTTAAAGAAATCGCTTCCATTTATTGATAAGATTCAACAAGTTTAATAtgtaaaaaacgaattttcaaatattactTCAGTTTTTCGTAGCAAATTTTGAGCCTCTCCATTGTGGCTATTACATACCTATGAAACAAGGACGCAGTTCCGATCACATTCATTTTTAATGGTATTCATCttgaaagtgtaaaatgtattaCATTTGTATTTCTTGACAACTTTTTGTTGGTGTTGAGTGTGTGTATTTCACTTAACGATTATTTCTTTTTGCTCAGTACTTTTGTGGTTTGACTATGCGCTGCTGTGGAATGCAATTCTGTATTTCTTCGATACATTCGTCACAGTTTGCACTCCTCTTGGAAGTACATAAAGGTTCCAGAATAAGCAAGTCCGGCCAATGCTAGGAAAATTATAAGAATAAGTTAAGTTAGGGTGAGAAATACGTGTTCAAAGTATTTGAACAACACTAAgcgataattttcatttatatttcaacaatttaaaacagcATTCTGGtatcttagggtgggtttagactagtgatatattcatgtgaagaaatatgatgagatttatagaaatcgcatcaaccgtttacactagcgagaacttctataatgaatatattcatattttcgatgaatttattcacctgaagtagaactgcatccaactttagtgatttctcaccagtgagaaattcacaagcgtttacatatgctgaatttattcaagttatatatacctcgaataaattcatttatagctatagatctccctaatgtaaacccgccattaatATGATAGAGAGTAAATCGCTTCACGAATACGAACGAATTATTTTGACcttttttgacgtttgtttcGCGTCAAGAAAATGTTGCCACTTTTGCATATGTCGATTGGGTTTGAATCTTGGATGGATTTTAGAATGCACAAGTCGATCTCGTTCGGGTTACAGAatgcaacattgtgctaatttcaaacccgatcggaATAAGGATGaacataaaattatcttcagataccatTTTTGtgagagattattttaccacatgaaaaaaacaaagttttccattcacattgaacactattttgatacggagaaggtcattttcattcatagttttcattttaaaggcgttcattctgcctgaaaacccttagttatctttgacgcttcactaacttgtaaaacgtagttcaatggcgtgccgttcatttcgttttcactgcCGTGAATGAAGCCGATCATCTCACAATAATTAGTCAAAACTTCagagctgaaataaacaaattgagttatttaaaaagaaaatgagaaatgagagtTATCCATTCTATTTTTTGGCATTTAAATCTTCGTATAGCCCACCTTTATAGAATATTTATGACAGTTCCGTTTTTGAGGAAGAATTGGACGATATTCACTCAATTAAAGGTTTATCAAGCCGAAAATCATttctaaattcataaaatttagttcgtgGTTGCGCaatatcccagcaaacattaaatcgtataactttgcacatgataagtcacatataatttcgtatcaaatcacaatcgcataaaatatcaatcaaaatatcgatcatatatatctaaaatcgcataaaatgcaaaaacacgattttccatgtcatcgatggattgagtggtaacgttgtcgtatcaaatcgcatatcagtccaaaaagcatcgcatatcgttatatacggctttatatgcgtacaaaatatggcatatacgtatatcgcctccaattatagctattcatacgacttaatgtttgctgggatatatgtatttgttcacatttattgaaataaactttaaAACCTCAAGGTAAGTTTAATGAATGCTCTATATATAATCATTATTATAAACCTTGAATAACctatcaagcattgttcaaaataaagtaatgcattttagtttccttcaatatgattgtgaagacatttgaagacattttttttgtaccacgTGAGAACTTCTGAAAAAATCACTTGACATCCATGATTATACTCAACGAACGCAGAAATTGAAATGTCAACAGCAACGAAAAGGTTGCCGACACACATCAcgcgcgactcgacatgctaggttgaatcgaaaaagttgcTCCGACCTAAGTTGCCAGTTGCATAGTGtgtatgctcccatttgattacaTATGCTCACaaccactactctcgcatgtgaaaatgcaataatggcgtatcctagcaataacaaaacaaacaacccccgctccacaaaccgtaatccccttcttattgaagtgatgttgttgcttcacctgttatacatttatacaagcgccttgctCTCAACTTTTTGCGATATTCGTTGAGTTGCTTTCCAActtaggttgcctagtgtgtagatggcctaaGATTTTAGAAAATCGAAGGCAACTTTAGATTCAAAAACCAATTTGAGACAACAGAACTACATTAGTGAGATGAACTGTAAGCCgtcaaaacaagaaaaaaaaatcaaaatattttgttGTTGCATGAAAAACCTGAGACGATAAAACTAAACTCAGTGAAATAATgagttcgaaaaatattttttcgaagcaTCTACCCAATGTGAAGCTTGCAACGCGTTTTGATGCCGACGGAAATGAAATCCAGGTGTGTTTTTGATTAAGTGGTTAAAACCCTTTGGTGGAATATTATCTATTTTCCCGTCGCAGGTCGAACGCCGCGAAGATGAGGAGCAGAAGCGGAAAGAACAGGAAATTATCGACATTCTCGTCGGAGCCGGATATTACCGGGCCCATATTCAGGGACTTTCAATGTTTGATAAAATCGTGGGCGGGATGACATGGTGCATCGAAGCTTGCGACTATGATGTCGACGTCGATTTGCTGTTCCACGAGAATCTGACTATTGGACAGAAGATGTATACAGATCGGAAATGgttcttgaaattttatttcgaatcaatcgttttgtttgtttcagcgCACTGACGGAGAAAATTGTGGTTGTTCTACCGAAAATGAAGTGTCCCTTCCAGCTTGAGCCCCACCAAATTCAGGGGTTGGATTTCATCAACATCTATCCGGTGGTGGAATGGTTGGTCAAGCGTTCGGCCGAGAACCGAAGTGAAAAGGCAGAGAAACTGAAAAAACTTGCAGCTTCCCAGTTTCAGAATTATTTCACTCTTCAATCTGATCTGGCGGCGAAACAATTGCACACCAAGCAGTTGGATAATCTCaaaacgatcgaggatcgttacATTCCGAAGAGACAATTCaaaagaaaggaaaaaggaCCGGACGATGTGATGAGTCGGGTGAGAATTACATTGATGGAGTATGGAACGAGGGATTTCACGGCCAAAACCAATGTAGACATAGCGGAGATTGACGATGCGCATGAATCGGAAGATGTTTTCGGGAAAATGCTCGAGAAAACCGAGCAGGAGGTATTAGTTTTTTGTTTTACAGCGACAGCTTTTTCGATTccaatttattattttctagcttgaTTTCGATCAGTTATTCAAAAATTTATCAGTTGCAAAAGAGGTAAATTCgtttgcttttgctgttttgtgtTTGTCTGATTGATTGAAATACATGTTCTCATATCAGCATA from Toxorhynchites rutilus septentrionalis strain SRP chromosome 3, ASM2978413v1, whole genome shotgun sequence encodes:
- the LOC129777863 gene encoding replication factor C subunit 3; amino-acid sequence: MALWVDRYRPRELSKLDYHKTQSLHLINLCSQGDFPHLMFYGPSGAGKKTRIMCLLRELYGPGVERLRNEIMNFTTPSNRKVEIMTVSSNYHIEVNPSDAGIYDRVVVTDLIKQIAQTQQIDPSGQREFKTIVLSEVDELTKDAQHALRRTMEKYVSTCRLILCVNSTSRVIPAVRSRCLGIRVPAPSEEDILKILNHIGKKESLHIPSELAKRITAKSERNLRRAILMLEACKVQQYPFTVNQEVPEIDWQVFLRETANQIVLEQSPQKLEAVRERLYELLSQGVPSDVIFRGLVQNLVKNCDMSLKTQTLNFAGQYEHRMQQGSKHIFHLEAFVAQFMALYKKFLNQASSMELDDF